The Thalassotalea psychrophila genome window below encodes:
- a CDS encoding M14 family zinc carboxypeptidase, whose amino-acid sequence MLFKLIKALILCCTSIAAFVHAEPLDYYFGKQSQYRLDIPTPESILKFNVGDRHVRHDQLMQYFDALANASDNVTLTDIGYTNEHRRQVVATVSSKANIANLDKILANRRATGKQDPNAPVVVWLGYSIHGNEISGANASMLVAYKLAAAISSDIDAILENVIVVIEPSLNPDGMDLFTTWVNSNRNQSFNTDPNHRTHIRQWPSGRTNHFMFDLNRDWLPLSQVESQNRVKNFHYYKPNVLADFHEMGRDGNYFFQPGVPSRNNPITPAKTIELTQLFATYHAKSLDEDNRLYYSEEGFDDFYYGKGSTYPDINAAVGILFEQASSRGFATDSANGELTFGFGIKNHVLTSFSTLTAAKENKDKLHQHRNEFYQSIDKLAGDEDFDGYLINEQHDSYRLDAFLALLNQHQIQAYPLTKTYQGDEEDYDQGTSYYIPLKQNQYRLIKTIFERVTSFRDNTFYDVSGWTLPLAYNINSVQIESSRSLKFTSTPWQPIEEKVISPTTPAYAYAFKWDNYLAPKMLNKLLNSGVKAKVATKQFSAKIGNKTENFSAGTIVIPQGLQQDDKWFNILTSIQKQVPIELTTIASGLTVQGIDLGSPSLKSLTPIKVLMMGGQGVTPNEAGHMLYYLDNTLNIPVSIIETSRLAKIDLSAYSHIIMVDGEYKTMPEGTSKRLKAWLEQGGSIYAQKRALKYLAAKNLLDASFASKSEINRLFSTHDLSYEDKSALAAQKLIAGTIFSTKLDLSHPLAYGYNEETLPIFKNSTVIIEQPSKPFVTVARFSNSPLLSGYAAPEMIDKVSGNAAIIAHNVGRGRIIASSSNLVFRGYWQGTAKIVANALFFSKAFSVTGKE is encoded by the coding sequence GTGTTGTTCAAATTAATTAAAGCTTTAATACTTTGCTGCACTTCTATAGCTGCGTTTGTACACGCAGAGCCTTTAGATTACTACTTTGGCAAGCAAAGCCAATATCGCCTAGACATCCCTACCCCAGAGTCTATTTTAAAGTTTAACGTTGGTGACAGACATGTACGTCACGATCAGTTAATGCAATATTTTGATGCTTTAGCGAACGCGAGCGATAATGTTACTCTTACCGACATAGGTTATACCAATGAACATCGCCGCCAAGTGGTTGCAACGGTTAGTAGTAAAGCTAACATTGCTAATTTAGATAAAATTTTAGCCAATCGTAGAGCTACAGGAAAACAAGACCCGAATGCTCCTGTTGTTGTTTGGTTAGGCTACAGTATTCATGGTAATGAAATATCTGGTGCCAATGCCTCAATGCTTGTTGCTTATAAACTAGCTGCAGCCATATCTAGCGACATTGATGCCATTCTTGAAAATGTTATTGTGGTTATTGAGCCAAGTTTGAATCCTGATGGCATGGATTTATTTACCACTTGGGTAAATTCAAACCGCAATCAATCTTTTAATACTGATCCAAACCATCGTACCCATATTCGTCAATGGCCATCTGGGAGAACAAATCATTTTATGTTTGATCTAAACCGTGATTGGTTACCGCTTTCGCAAGTTGAAAGTCAAAATCGAGTAAAGAATTTTCATTATTACAAGCCTAATGTATTAGCCGATTTTCATGAGATGGGCAGAGATGGTAATTACTTTTTTCAACCAGGCGTACCATCACGAAATAACCCAATAACACCTGCCAAAACAATAGAGTTAACTCAATTGTTTGCGACTTATCATGCCAAGTCGCTCGATGAAGATAATCGTTTATACTACAGCGAAGAGGGCTTTGATGATTTTTATTATGGTAAAGGCTCTACCTACCCAGACATTAATGCTGCTGTTGGTATTTTATTTGAACAAGCAAGTTCTCGAGGCTTTGCAACCGACAGCGCTAACGGTGAGCTGACCTTTGGTTTCGGCATTAAAAATCATGTGTTAACGTCTTTTTCAACCTTAACCGCTGCAAAAGAAAATAAAGATAAATTACATCAGCATAGAAATGAATTTTATCAAAGCATAGATAAATTGGCCGGCGATGAAGACTTTGATGGTTATTTAATTAATGAACAACATGATTCTTATCGATTAGACGCATTTCTTGCATTACTGAATCAGCACCAAATTCAAGCTTATCCACTGACGAAAACCTATCAGGGTGACGAAGAAGATTATGATCAAGGAACGAGTTACTATATTCCATTGAAACAAAACCAATATCGTTTAATTAAAACTATATTCGAACGGGTAACGTCTTTTAGAGACAATACCTTTTATGATGTTTCCGGCTGGACTTTACCATTAGCTTATAATATTAACTCCGTGCAAATAGAGAGCAGTAGAAGTTTAAAGTTCACTTCTACGCCTTGGCAACCCATTGAAGAAAAAGTAATTTCACCAACTACCCCGGCATACGCTTATGCGTTTAAATGGGATAATTATTTAGCACCAAAAATGCTAAATAAATTATTGAACAGTGGTGTAAAAGCAAAAGTGGCAACCAAGCAATTTAGCGCCAAAATAGGCAATAAAACTGAAAACTTCTCTGCAGGAACTATTGTAATACCACAAGGATTGCAGCAAGACGATAAATGGTTCAACATCTTAACGTCCATTCAGAAACAAGTGCCAATTGAGTTAACCACTATAGCTTCTGGTTTAACGGTGCAAGGTATCGATTTAGGTAGCCCTTCATTAAAGTCGTTAACCCCTATAAAAGTGCTAATGATGGGTGGCCAAGGTGTAACACCAAATGAAGCAGGACATATGCTTTATTACCTGGATAACACCTTAAATATTCCGGTAAGTATTATTGAAACCAGTCGTTTGGCGAAAATTGATTTGTCTGCCTATAGTCACATTATTATGGTAGATGGTGAGTACAAAACCATGCCTGAAGGTACCAGTAAAAGACTAAAAGCTTGGCTTGAGCAAGGTGGCAGTATTTACGCGCAAAAACGAGCATTAAAATATTTAGCAGCTAAAAATTTATTGGATGCAAGTTTTGCCAGTAAAAGTGAAATCAACCGCTTATTTAGTACTCATGATTTAAGCTACGAAGATAAAAGTGCTTTAGCCGCTCAAAAGCTTATCGCTGGTACAATATTTTCAACCAAACTCGATTTAAGCCATCCTTTAGCTTACGGCTATAACGAAGAAACATTGCCGATATTTAAAAATAGTACGGTGATTATTGAACAACCTTCAAAGCCATTTGTGACCGTTGCTAGATTTTCAAATTCACCATTATTGAGCGGTTATGCGGCACCAGAAATGATTGATAAGGTAAGTGGAAATGCGGCTATTATTGCCCATAATGTTGGCAGAGGTCGTATTATCGCAAGTTCCAGTAATTTGGTGTTTAGAGGTTATTGGCAAGGCACTGCTAAAATAGTTGCCAACGCTCTGTTCTTCTCCAAAGCTTTCAGCGTTACGGGTAAAGAGTAA
- a CDS encoding ComF family protein, with protein MEMNKAKRSVFLQNSFTKLALIFKKVAAHFYCCDLCKQPSEKYSLLCSTCYEDISRFNLATVNGNLLNHPQISKNLPSIHFQQLIALAPYCWPFTRWIGELKYQQRFELAPLLAKMLAAGIKQYNLTAELPKLLISVPIHHNRLKVRQFNQAALIAKIIAKELGCEYNETLLIRHIKTNAQVGQSGANRRRNLKGAFTLGKAVKLPAHVGIVDDVVTTGATVSEMSKLLTQHGVKKITVLSICLTMPS; from the coding sequence ATGGAAATGAACAAAGCAAAAAGATCTGTTTTTCTGCAAAATAGCTTCACCAAGCTTGCACTTATATTTAAAAAAGTAGCCGCGCACTTTTATTGTTGTGATTTATGTAAACAGCCTAGTGAAAAGTATTCACTGTTATGCAGTACCTGCTATGAAGATATTAGCCGTTTCAATTTAGCCACAGTTAATGGAAATTTATTAAATCACCCCCAAATTAGTAAGAATTTACCCAGTATTCACTTTCAGCAATTAATTGCATTGGCACCTTATTGTTGGCCTTTTACTCGTTGGATAGGAGAGTTGAAATATCAACAACGATTTGAATTAGCACCCTTGTTAGCAAAAATGCTGGCGGCAGGTATTAAGCAATATAATTTAACAGCAGAACTACCTAAGCTATTAATTTCAGTTCCTATTCACCATAACCGTTTGAAAGTAAGGCAGTTTAATCAAGCTGCGTTGATAGCAAAAATTATCGCTAAAGAATTAGGTTGTGAGTATAACGAAACCTTACTTATTCGCCATATTAAAACGAACGCACAAGTAGGACAAAGCGGAGCTAACCGAAGGCGAAATCTAAAGGGAGCATTTACATTAGGTAAAGCGGTAAAACTGCCTGCGCATGTAGGTATTGTTGATGATGTAGTAACTACTGGAGCAACGGTTAGTGAAATGAGCAAACTATTAACCCAACACGGTGTAAAAAAAATTACCGTGTTGAGTATTTGCCTAACTATGCCAAGCTAA
- the bioH gene encoding pimeloyl-ACP methyl ester esterase BioH, which produces MKFNILGSGFPLVFIHGWGLNSAIFSPMVEKLSANYQVTTIDLPGFGQNTEVLVDDYSLENITAMVAACITQPSIIIGWSLGGLIATNIALHHPEKAHALVSVTSSPYFVEQPNWPGIKAELLQAFHQQLSVDAHKTIEGFLKIQAMGSEHVRNDVKQIKALINQYPEPNTPTLDASLSLLETVDLRAKIQALNLPILRMYGRLDSLVPKAMIEQMNKLLPDSDSYTFHRASHAPFISHSDEFYTVLTDWITGNIKPS; this is translated from the coding sequence TTGAAATTTAACATCCTAGGTAGCGGCTTTCCTCTAGTTTTTATTCATGGCTGGGGGCTTAACAGTGCTATTTTTTCACCTATGGTGGAAAAGCTAAGCGCTAATTATCAAGTAACGACTATCGACTTGCCTGGGTTTGGTCAAAATACCGAAGTACTTGTAGATGATTATTCACTAGAAAACATAACCGCTATGGTTGCAGCTTGTATTACTCAGCCTTCTATTATCATTGGCTGGTCTCTAGGTGGGCTGATTGCCACAAATATTGCCCTGCACCATCCAGAAAAAGCTCATGCTTTGGTCAGTGTTACCAGCTCTCCTTATTTCGTTGAACAACCTAATTGGCCAGGGATTAAAGCCGAGTTATTGCAAGCATTTCATCAACAACTAAGTGTCGATGCACATAAAACTATTGAAGGATTTCTTAAAATACAAGCCATGGGGTCAGAGCACGTACGTAATGATGTTAAGCAAATAAAAGCGCTAATAAATCAATATCCTGAACCAAATACACCCACTTTGGATGCTTCACTGTCACTTTTAGAAACTGTTGATTTACGCGCTAAGATACAAGCACTGAATTTACCAATACTACGCATGTATGGGCGACTAGATTCATTAGTACCAAAAGCAATGATTGAACAAATGAATAAACTATTGCCAGACAGTGACAGTTATACTTTCCACCGGGCATCACATGCGCCATTTATCTCGCACAGCGATGAGTTTTATACGGTGTTAACTGATTGGATTACTGGTAATATAAAACCAAGCTAG
- a CDS encoding NADH:flavin oxidoreductase/NADH oxidase family protein has product MSSPLSQLLTLPCGAIINNRIGKSAMTEGLADTFDRPTKPLNQLYKTWSQGGTGIHLTGNVMVDHRYLERVGNVVLEDDSALDKFKDWASAGTIAGNHLWMQISHPGRQCPSLVNSQPLSPSDVQLKMLGSFSKPRALTQLEIEDIIQRFANTASLAKEAGFTGVQIHCAHGYLISQFLSPKTNQRTDQWGGSLENRARFARSIVQAVRKAVGDDFPVAVKLNSADFQKGGFSLEDCMQVAAWLSEDSIDLLEISGGTYEQLSLMGVEATEVRESTRRREAYFLEYAQAIKASANVPLMITGGFRSRAVMEQAVASGEIDMVGLARPLCTQPNVSQLLLEQSIDSIDDFETTLKIGDGFWGNNSPVALIKSMNTVGQVSFYYQQIIRLANNKPVDTSLKVFPLFWQHLLNDTCLNIRRNKARRNNS; this is encoded by the coding sequence ATGTCATCACCACTTTCCCAACTCTTAACTTTACCATGCGGCGCAATCATTAATAATCGAATTGGTAAAAGCGCAATGACCGAAGGTTTAGCCGACACTTTTGATCGGCCAACCAAGCCACTTAACCAACTATATAAAACTTGGTCACAAGGTGGCACGGGGATTCATTTAACTGGTAATGTAATGGTTGATCATCGTTATTTAGAGCGTGTTGGCAACGTGGTTTTAGAAGATGACTCTGCTCTGGATAAATTTAAAGATTGGGCCTCGGCCGGTACCATAGCGGGTAATCATTTGTGGATGCAAATCAGCCATCCAGGACGTCAATGCCCTAGTTTGGTTAACAGCCAACCGTTATCGCCATCTGATGTACAGTTAAAGATGCTTGGCTCATTTTCAAAGCCTAGAGCTTTAACCCAGTTAGAAATTGAAGACATTATTCAACGTTTCGCCAATACCGCAAGCTTGGCTAAAGAAGCAGGTTTTACCGGTGTGCAGATACATTGTGCCCATGGTTATTTGATCAGTCAGTTTTTATCACCTAAAACCAACCAAAGAACCGATCAGTGGGGTGGTAGCCTCGAAAACAGAGCCCGCTTTGCTCGTTCAATAGTACAAGCTGTACGTAAAGCCGTTGGCGATGACTTCCCTGTCGCTGTAAAATTAAATTCAGCCGATTTTCAAAAAGGTGGCTTTAGCTTAGAAGACTGCATGCAAGTTGCAGCTTGGTTAAGTGAAGACAGTATCGATCTGCTTGAAATATCTGGCGGAACATACGAGCAGCTAAGTTTAATGGGCGTTGAAGCAACAGAAGTTAGAGAGAGTACTCGTCGTCGCGAAGCCTATTTTCTTGAATATGCACAAGCGATTAAAGCCTCCGCTAATGTACCGTTAATGATCACCGGAGGATTTCGTTCTCGGGCAGTAATGGAGCAAGCAGTAGCAAGTGGTGAAATTGATATGGTTGGTTTGGCTCGTCCTTTATGCACACAACCAAACGTGTCACAATTATTGTTAGAACAAAGTATCGATAGCATCGATGATTTCGAAACCACATTAAAGATAGGTGATGGGTTTTGGGGTAATAACAGCCCTGTTGCTTTAATTAAGTCAATGAATACCGTCGGCCAAGTCAGTTTTTATTACCAACAAATAATACGTTTAGCCAATAACAAACCTGTCGATACATCGTTAAAAGTGTTCCCACTATTTTGGCAACATTTATTAAATGATACTTGTTTAAACATACGCCGTAATAAAGCACGCCGCAACAATAGTTAA
- a CDS encoding mechanosensitive ion channel family protein, translating into MEATWKQELMKYLSYIGDDPTLQASVIILISLVFAWVLDKVIIAWVKSYTAKTNAELDDQLVDLLHKPLFYSILVIGLSVATSIVKLPEAITSVMFPILYTILLVLWTMFLLRITKVILRNMAANEKHFQVLHNQTLPLFENLALILIVILSVFYIFSSWDIDMSAWLASAGIVGIAVGFAAKDTLANLFSGVFIMADAPYKIGDYIVLETGERGEVTNIGLRSTRILTRDNIEVTVPNSVMGNTKVINESGGPSTKYRIRAKVGAAYGSDIDLIDKILMEVAKEDTDICSFPLPVVRFRMFGGSSLDFELMGWISEPALRGRIIHQLNSAIYKKFAEHNIEIPYAKQDLYIKEFPGRAAEPAVTAEQPESEHNTKSNKL; encoded by the coding sequence ATGGAAGCAACTTGGAAACAAGAACTGATGAAGTACCTAAGTTATATAGGTGACGACCCGACCCTACAAGCTTCTGTGATTATTCTTATTTCTTTAGTCTTTGCCTGGGTATTAGATAAAGTAATTATCGCTTGGGTAAAAAGCTACACCGCGAAAACTAATGCCGAACTAGATGACCAACTGGTTGATTTACTACACAAACCACTCTTTTATTCTATATTAGTGATAGGTTTGTCTGTAGCCACCAGTATTGTAAAGCTGCCTGAAGCGATTACCTCCGTAATGTTTCCGATTTTGTACACCATTTTACTGGTTTTATGGACCATGTTTCTGCTTAGGATCACTAAGGTAATTCTGAGAAATATGGCAGCCAATGAAAAACACTTTCAAGTTTTGCATAACCAAACACTACCGTTATTTGAAAATTTAGCCTTAATTTTAATAGTCATACTGTCAGTATTTTATATCTTCTCTTCTTGGGATATCGATATGTCAGCTTGGCTAGCATCCGCAGGTATAGTCGGTATCGCAGTTGGTTTCGCCGCTAAAGACACTCTCGCCAATCTGTTTTCTGGCGTATTTATTATGGCCGATGCTCCATATAAAATTGGCGACTATATTGTTTTAGAAACAGGCGAACGTGGTGAAGTTACTAATATTGGTTTACGCAGTACCCGTATTTTAACTCGTGATAATATTGAAGTTACCGTGCCTAACTCGGTTATGGGCAATACCAAGGTAATAAACGAGTCTGGCGGTCCTAGTACTAAATATCGAATTAGAGCTAAGGTCGGCGCAGCCTATGGCAGTGACATCGATTTAATAGATAAGATACTCATGGAAGTTGCTAAAGAAGATACAGATATCTGCTCTTTCCCACTTCCAGTTGTACGATTTAGAATGTTTGGCGGTTCGAGTTTAGATTTTGAATTAATGGGTTGGATAAGTGAACCCGCACTTAGAGGTCGTATAATTCATCAACTTAACAGTGCTATTTACAAAAAATTTGCCGAGCACAATATTGAAATCCCTTATGCCAAGCAGGACCTTTATATTAAAGAATTCCCGGGAAGAGCTGCGGAACCAGCAGTTACAGCTGAACAGCCTGAGAGTGAACACAATACAAAGTCTAATAAACTGTAA
- a CDS encoding DUF4144 family protein yields the protein MITWPALIKHDGEDELIYISSLIEWQNDEEMLLYIFTDRDVLIDSAGKVFSLSVLQADINSNDYLAVASVDNMVELVRDHAAIARQCCIEKINCQTTRQAVELVKDLTD from the coding sequence ATGATCACTTGGCCTGCTCTTATTAAACATGACGGTGAAGACGAGCTTATTTATATAAGCTCTCTTATTGAGTGGCAAAATGATGAAGAAATGCTGCTCTATATTTTTACTGACCGTGACGTGTTGATTGACTCGGCCGGCAAAGTATTCTCCTTGTCGGTATTACAAGCAGACATTAACAGTAACGATTACCTTGCCGTTGCCAGTGTTGATAATATGGTCGAGCTTGTGCGTGACCATGCTGCGATCGCAAGACAATGCTGCATTGAAAAAATCAACTGCCAAACAACAAGACAAGCAGTTGAACTTGTTAAAGATTTAACTGACTAA
- a CDS encoding VanZ family protein has protein sequence MKFIAALFFTFLCVVLFMANTGQQSFVMDIKNALPYGDKIGHICMYGSLTLFANYAFKFRYFGNNKMNQYGAVLVLLFSTTEEFSQIFIATRTFSLYDMAANFTGITVFTLLSIYIGKHSQRYNQRLIATS, from the coding sequence ATGAAATTTATCGCTGCGCTATTTTTTACATTTTTGTGTGTTGTGTTGTTCATGGCCAATACTGGTCAGCAAAGTTTCGTTATGGATATTAAAAATGCCCTGCCTTATGGTGATAAAATTGGCCACATTTGTATGTATGGCAGCCTAACTTTATTTGCCAACTATGCATTTAAGTTTCGTTATTTCGGCAATAATAAGATGAATCAATATGGCGCTGTCTTAGTACTTTTATTTAGTACGACTGAAGAGTTCAGCCAAATATTTATCGCTACACGCACATTTAGTTTATATGATATGGCAGCAAACTTTACCGGTATTACGGTATTCACCTTATTATCAATATATATCGGCAAACATAGCCAACGTTATAATCAGCGCCTAATTGCTACCTCGTGA
- the trpS gene encoding tryptophan--tRNA ligase yields the protein MSKPVVLSGCQPSGDLTIGNYLGALKQWVNMQEDHDCYYMLVDQHAITVRPDPAALRKATLDGLALYLACGIDPSKSTIFIQSHVPEHSQLSWVLNSYTQMGELNRMTQYKDKSQKSEANMNSGLFTYPVLMAADILLYQADRVPVGDDQKQHLELARDIATRFNNIHGDIFKVPEPFIPKFGARVMSLQEPTKKMSKSDDNPKNFIGLLEDPKKISKKIKSAKTDGDEEANIYFDVANKPGVSNLLSLLSCTTGNSIESLVPQYEDKMYGHLKVDVADAVVAMLEPIQVKYHQYREDQAFLNQVMREGAEKASEKASKVITSVYDAVGFIPRP from the coding sequence ATGTCTAAGCCAGTTGTATTAAGTGGTTGTCAGCCATCAGGTGATTTAACTATTGGTAACTATTTAGGTGCTCTAAAGCAGTGGGTAAACATGCAAGAGGATCATGATTGTTATTATATGTTGGTAGATCAGCATGCGATAACTGTTCGACCTGATCCAGCTGCATTGCGTAAAGCAACGTTAGACGGCTTGGCGTTATATTTAGCTTGCGGTATCGACCCAAGCAAAAGCACGATTTTTATTCAATCGCATGTTCCTGAACATTCGCAATTAAGCTGGGTATTAAATAGCTATACACAAATGGGTGAGCTTAACCGCATGACCCAATACAAGGATAAATCACAAAAGTCAGAAGCAAATATGAATAGTGGTTTGTTTACCTATCCGGTATTAATGGCTGCGGATATTTTATTATATCAAGCAGATCGTGTACCTGTTGGTGATGATCAAAAGCAACATCTTGAACTTGCTCGTGATATAGCTACTCGTTTTAATAATATTCATGGTGATATTTTTAAAGTGCCGGAGCCATTTATCCCTAAATTTGGTGCAAGGGTAATGAGTTTGCAAGAACCGACCAAAAAAATGTCTAAATCAGACGATAATCCTAAAAACTTTATTGGCTTATTAGAAGACCCGAAAAAAATCAGTAAAAAAATCAAAAGTGCTAAAACAGACGGTGATGAAGAAGCAAACATCTATTTTGATGTTGCTAACAAACCTGGCGTATCCAATCTTTTATCTTTATTGTCTTGTACAACGGGCAATTCTATTGAGAGCTTAGTGCCTCAATATGAAGATAAGATGTATGGCCACTTAAAAGTTGATGTAGCTGATGCGGTTGTTGCTATGCTTGAGCCAATTCAAGTTAAATATCACCAATACCGTGAAGACCAAGCATTCCTTAACCAAGTGATGCGTGAAGGTGCAGAAAAAGCTTCAGAGAAAGCAAGTAAGGTAATTACCTCGGTTTATGATGCGGTAGGTTTTATTCCTCGCCCATAA
- the rpe gene encoding ribulose-phosphate 3-epimerase — protein sequence MSSYLIAPSILSADFARLGDDVAKVLAAGADVVHFDVMDNHFVPNLTFGPMICKALRDYGITAPIDVHLMVKPVDSLIPSFAKAGADIITFHPEGSDHVDRTLQLIKDHGCKAGLVLNPATPLQVLDFVMDKLDVILLMSVNPGFGGQSFIPSTLDKLKLVKERINASGRDIRLQVDGGVKVDNIAEIAAAGADMFVAGSAIFSNNDYKAVIDQMRSNLAQVD from the coding sequence ATGTCTTCTTATTTAATTGCACCATCCATTTTATCAGCCGATTTTGCTCGTCTTGGAGATGATGTTGCGAAAGTATTAGCCGCTGGTGCTGATGTTGTTCATTTTGATGTAATGGATAACCACTTCGTGCCTAATTTAACCTTTGGTCCAATGATCTGTAAAGCATTGAGAGACTACGGTATTACGGCACCTATCGATGTACATTTAATGGTAAAGCCTGTTGATAGTTTGATACCTAGCTTTGCTAAAGCCGGTGCAGACATTATTACTTTTCACCCGGAAGGTAGTGATCATGTTGACCGTACATTGCAACTCATCAAAGATCATGGTTGTAAAGCCGGTTTAGTATTAAACCCGGCAACACCTCTGCAAGTACTAGATTTTGTAATGGATAAATTAGACGTCATTTTATTGATGTCAGTTAATCCAGGTTTTGGTGGTCAATCATTTATCCCATCAACACTCGATAAATTGAAGCTGGTAAAAGAAAGAATTAACGCCAGTGGACGAGATATACGTTTGCAAGTTGACGGTGGCGTAAAAGTAGATAATATTGCAGAAATAGCTGCAGCGGGCGCCGATATGTTTGTTGCCGGCTCTGCTATTTTCTCAAACAATGATTACAAAGCGGTAATCGACCAAATGCGTAGTAACCTTGCGCAAGTAGATTAA
- a CDS encoding TorF family putative porin: MTKTLTTSLLLTALTMGSAVSTSVSAIEIEGVTGNAGVVSQYFFRGIAQTSTASASAGLDYENGNFSVGTWAADVQDGLEIDFYGAYGFELDGGLGLSAGFTSYQYTGDFDSAYNEVNLGVSYGFLSASYNVGVHEEDDALGIEESDYDFISVTAEYENFYATVATWGQDFEGDYVELGYGTEVSGFDIGVAVIVNSEELDLETGEGEESLVFSIGKSF, translated from the coding sequence ATGACCAAGACATTAACTACTTCATTACTATTAACAGCATTAACAATGGGTTCTGCAGTTTCAACTTCTGTATCAGCAATTGAAATTGAAGGCGTAACTGGTAATGCGGGCGTTGTATCTCAATACTTCTTCCGTGGTATTGCACAAACAAGTACAGCTTCAGCAAGTGCTGGTTTAGATTATGAAAACGGTAATTTCTCTGTTGGTACTTGGGCTGCTGATGTACAAGACGGTTTAGAAATTGATTTCTATGGTGCATACGGTTTTGAGCTTGATGGTGGTTTAGGTTTAAGTGCTGGCTTTACTTCTTACCAATACACTGGTGATTTTGATTCGGCGTATAACGAAGTAAATCTTGGTGTAAGCTACGGCTTCTTATCTGCTTCATATAATGTTGGTGTTCATGAAGAAGATGATGCCTTAGGTATCGAAGAGTCTGATTATGACTTTATTTCAGTAACAGCTGAATATGAGAACTTTTACGCCACTGTTGCTACTTGGGGTCAAGATTTCGAAGGTGATTACGTTGAGTTAGGTTACGGCACTGAAGTTTCTGGTTTCGATATTGGCGTTGCTGTTATCGTTAACTCTGAAGAGTTAGACCTTGAAACTGGTGAAGGCGAAGAGTCATTAGTATTTAGCATTGGTAAATCTTTCTAA